GTTCACATCAAAAATAGAACAAGTGAAATTTTCAAGAGAGGTTTCAATTGTAATTAACTGTTGAGCAGGGTTAGGAAAAAGATTAATCCCCGTTTCAAAGTTCTCATTTTCTTTAGCGACTTTGGCACTATTGTCCATATTAAAGCATCGTGATACACGGTAATAGTTATGCATATCCCATAGAAAATTACTACAATTGCCATCTATTAATGCAACCATTTGGGTTGGTATCACATTGAAATTCATTTTTAATAATTTGGTTGAAAAGTTAATGTTTTCTGCTTTCACATAATTATATGAACAATTGATAATAAATTTATCTGTATTCAATACCGCACCATTGCTAACATTTAAACTTCTAATTACACTCTGATCCCAAATGTAGTACCAATTCGTATCGGGGGATGGTAGTATTTTTTATACGAATTGGTACCACCCAAAATAACTTTGCTTGCCATTTGTCCCGGCCTTCCATCTGTTGTTATATAATTATAATTGCCTCCTAAGCTTGGAACTGGTAGTGGTATTAATCTATTGAAAGCCTGCACACCATTGCTGTTATATTTTATTACCCGCTGTTGTTCTGTCAACACATAAGCCTGGTCGGCACCGGCATCCACTGCAAGCGATTTTAAAGTGTTTAAGTTTGCCCCCGAAATAAGTCTGCGTGCCCAAAGCAAATTGCCGGTTTCATTTATTTTTAGGAGCATGCCAAAATCTCCCACCGCTCCTGAACTTGTTCCTGCAATATAGATATTGTTTCCCGATACTTTCATTTGAGATGCTGTATCATTGTAATTTCCATTTGTATAATTATACAAATATGTCCACTTCAATTTAAGAAGCGAATCGTATGATTGCAAAAACATTTGATTCCCTTGTCCTACTCCTTCAATAGTTCCAGCAATTGCAAACCCTGAATTTGTAATTTCCCCATCAAATAGTATTGCCTTTTCGTATTGATTGAATTGTTGCAGCGCACCTGTGTTTTTATTGTAACGCAATATTTCAGCACCATCGGGAGTGTTGGCACATATGTAATAACTATTAAATCCTAAAGCACTGGTAACAGGAATAAAGTCATAAAACTTTTTCATAAAAATTAATTGCAGATTGTTATCAAGCTTTATAAAAGCATGAAACTTAGTGGAATAACAACTTGCATAGATGTATCCGTTTTCATCTATCCGAATGGAATTTGCCCTTGCATCCCAGATAACCGAAGATGAATCGATTATAAAACTTCATTCGCAATCACATTTCCCATGCTGTCTATTTTATTAAAAGCCATTTGCTTCCAACCGCCAGCAGACCCATAATCCAGAAATTTTTCGTACAACACAAAAGTGTTGCCATAACTATCGAAGGCAACATCTTTATCCCGCCCCTCCGGGTTGTAATTGCTGAAGTAATTGGCATGGGTCCATTTCAACGATTGCGAAAATGTAAATTGTATCATTGAGAATAATAACCCCCCAGTGAGCAATAAAGTAAATGTGTTCTTTTTCATCTTTTTTTTTTAATGGTTTTAGAATACTCCAAAGGTGAAACTTTACAACCAAGCAAAAAAAGATAAATATCACATTATCAAGTGATAGATATCATTCTGTCAATAATATTTACAGCCCTTTTCCTTATCCTGCGAGTGAGTCAAGGTTTCACCTCTTGCGCCTTTTTTGAAAAAATAAACAGATAGATTTTAAGCGAGGTGTGAATTTTTGAGAATGCTATTTTCTTTAAGAAATTGACTTAGCCGTAAAAACTTAATTGTAAGTGAGTTAAAAACAATTATACGAATACGGCCATATGCCAAAAATTAAATTGCTCGCGCGAGCAATTGTAAAGAAAATCACTCAAATTAAAGGAGCAGTAATTGTTCCCCTTGAATGTGGCTGGAAAATTTAGCAGTTTGTAAATATAGTTTTTGAGATTGAAAATTGCAAACATGAACTGAAACGGAATCAGGCTCTGCTGAGGAGCAACCTGCCAGGGATAAGTTCATGCCGATGGAATATCGTGCCCTAACGGACGCATCAATTTGCGTCCGTTTTTTGTTGCATAAGAAGTTGATATTCTTGAGGCTCCATGCCTAAAAAAAACCTTATGCTGCGGCAAATTCATGTGGTGTTAGTTGATTTAATGATTGATGCGGGCGCTCGGTATTATATTCTTCAACCCAGTCATTTGTTATTTCTTGTGCATGTTTAGTGTTTTTAAATAAGTATGCATCCAATACATCTTCACGATAGGTGCGATTGAACCGTTCAACAATGGCATTTTGTTGTGGTGCTCCTTTTTCAATTTTACTCCAATTTATTTTTTTGTTATGCAACCAAAGCTGAAATGCTTTCGAGGTAAATTCAGGTCCGTTGTCAGTGCGGATACTTATTGGCTTTCCGTGTATTTCAATGCGTTGTTCTAAAAACTCAATAACACTCTTTGCTGTGATGCTGTGTGCTACACGGATGCCTAAGCATTCGCGGTTATATTGCTCTACAATATTCAATGTGCGTATTCTTCTTCCATCAATTAAGGCATCGCTCATAAAATCCATACCCCACTCTATGTTACGTGCCAGTGGTACTGCAATTGGATTCTTTGGGTTGTCTTTTACTCTACGTTTTAATTTTTTGGTTAATGCAAATCCATATCGCTCGTACACTCTGCGTATGCGACTGCTGCCTATTGCTGGCTGTTGTTTTTGAATTAACCGGATGACTTTCATTCTTCCTTTTCTGCTGAAGCCAATGGTTTGTTCTATGACTTGTTTTAACTGTTCATCTTTGTCTGGCATCAGCTTGCGATAGTACTTGTTGTTGCGTGAGCACTTTAAAATTTTGCACGCCTGCGTGCGGCTTAATTGTCTTTCTTCAATGAGATAAGATAAGCATTGCTCTTTGCAGGCAGGCGTTAAAACTTTTTTTCGAGCAAGTCTTTCACTGCGTCATGCTCTAAACTCAAGTTGGCATACATTTTTTTTAACCGCGCATTTTCGTATTCCAAATCCTTTAATCGCTTGAGCTCGTCTACTTGCATTCCGCCATAGCGTTTCTTCCAAATGTAAAATGTCTGATCAGCTATGTTGTGCTTTCGACATATCTCCGTTACTTTTAATCCTTGTTCCTGCTCTTTCAGGATTCCGATAATTTGTGATTCTGTGTGTCTGATTTTTTTCATTTCTGATTTTTTTGAGAAAGTTAAAATTATTTATTCTATTTTTAATATGCTCAAATTTTACAGCCTAGTACCCTAGGTTATTCATAGGTTTTGTAAACTGTAATGAAAGGGAATTTTGAGGTGCCCATCTCGCTCTCGTCTTATCAAAGATCCATACATCACCAGGATTTCTAAATGAATAAATTATACCAGATTGATATCCATAATGACCTTGTGGTTCAGGATTAGGAGCCTCAAAAGAATACCCACTAACAATTTCCTCCCCACCTGAATAATGAAAATATTTATACCATTGTCCTACATTGCCATTGGCATCAATTGAATTACTGGTGCTAAGATAACTTTTTTGAGATAAACTATGTTTCCAACTATTAGTATGAGCAATTAAGTTATTGATGCCTGATGCAACAGCAGGATTTAAATTTCCACCACTTACAGTACTTGATGAATTAGTTACGGCTAGATTAATTGCATTATTTAGCGATTGATGTGCATAAGTTGCACCATGCTGCATTTGTACTTGCGCAATTACATGCCCTGCTTGCGTATAAAAATGAACACCAGCACTGCCCGGCCCAACAGTACCACTCCCAGACTGAGATGCAACTGCAGCCGCATGCTCCATTTCTTGTGCAGTTACCATGTTATGGTTAATCATTGTACTACTCCACATCCCAGTAGGGTCCACCATTGATACCGGATTTGCACCCATAGCCAAATATGGATTATTAAATTGCATTAGCGGGTCAGGGGTGGTGAACCTTGCCAATACAGGGTCATACATCCTTGCGCCAAAATCATACAGGTTATAATCATGCTGTGGTAGCCATTGCTTGGTTTGGTATTTATGGTTATGCACTTTCATCTTATTTGCAGTAGCTCATTCGCATTCATGCATGGTGAAGGTATTTGTTGTTTTGCAAAAATAAAAATTTTCAAATTTTGTAATCTGATATTTATCTTACAATTGCTTGTAATGGTAATGATATACGATGTGATGATTTCTTAGACCACCAGCGTGGACGCTGGCGGGAGCGGGGGGCTTTTCTGTTATGTTAAAGTTCTGAGATCATCCAATCATCGGGGTTTATTCCGTAGTTAAATGTAGCTTGTCTTTTTGCTCCTTCAATATCAACGAACCATAAATCAGCTTCGCAAGGAGTATCTAACGATTTATGAAAAAATAAAAAATATCCTTTTGTATCATTTTCATCTGATTCAATTACAAGATATTTAATATCATCCTCTATATTATCTTTTGGTATTTCTGCTATTAATTTCATATAATATTATCTAATTGGCATATGGTAATTCTTTAGAAAATTCCCTGATGCATCTAAAATTTCAAAATTAAAATGTGGTCCAATATTTCCGTGTTTACCAAGTATATCTGCATCAGTCATTCTAAATTGTCTTAAATTATCCGATGACCTAAACACTCCAGGTGCAATTTCACTATATCCATTTTTTAAAAATCGTCCTCCTATTTCAAGTCCCTTTTCTGCTGTTCGAGCTTTTGAAGTTAATTGTATTGTTTTCGCTCCTAATCTTCCAGCCTTACCCAAATCCCCAATGTATGGTATGATAGCAAAGCACTAATTCCGGCATTTTCCCCATTGTCCTCGTCCAGCATAAATCAAGGCATTTCCTAAGTCTACAATACCAGTCGAGTCAGCGATACCAGCTACATCCAATCCCGTTTGAAGATTATCAAGCCAGCTACTACCCCCACCACTTTGGGCAGTCGCTTCATTCCCTTCCACTTCAACAGGTGATCCAACTGTATATACTTTACCATTAGGAAAGGTAGCTGTTTGTTTGCCACTTGCCCCCATGGCTGCATCTGAGAATTTCCATTCAGCTTGTTGTAAACTATATATACTACCCCAAGTAGATAATGTAAGTTTTTCCCCTTTCTTATCCGGATTAAGAGTTTGTAACGAACTCAATGTAAAAGCTACTTGGCTCGGGTCAGTAATTGATGCACCATTTTGCATTTGGTTCATTGCAATATTATTCAATAATCCACTTGAGCCACTATTAATTTGTAATCCATCAACTATTATTTTTGATAAACTTCCTGATCCCGATATTTCTACCAAACATTGCCTTTTCTTGCGCAGCCGCAATATTATTGTCAAACGAATTTGTACTCCACATTCCCGTGGGGTCAACCATTGATACCGGATTAGCACCCATTGCCAAATAGGGATTATTATGCCGAAAAAATGTTGACTTTTGGCTCATAGTGGAATTATCATTTTTCGGCATCACCAAGAGTACAATATTTTTTTGCAAAAACTATTTACTCTTCGTTGAAATTGCATTAGCGGGTCGGGTGTTCCCGACACTTCGGTCGGGATAAATGTAAAGCGTGCCAATACGGGATTCCCGACACTAGGGTCGGGACAGGCGTACATCCTTGCGCCAAAAACATACAGGTTGTAATCATGTTGGGGCAGCCATTGCTTGGTTTGGTATTTATAGTTATGCACTTTCATCTTATTTGCAGTAGCTCATTCGCATTCATGCATGGTGAAGGTATTTGTTG
This sequence is a window from Bacteroidota bacterium. Protein-coding genes within it:
- a CDS encoding IS3 family transposase — its product is MEERQLSRTQACKILKCSRNNKYYRKLMPDKDEQLKQVIEQTIGFSRKGRMKVIRLIQKQQPAIGSSRIRRVYERYGFALTKKLKRRVKDNPKNPIAVPLARNIEWGMDFMSDALIDGRRIRTLNIVEQYNRECLGIRVAHSITAKSVIEFLEQRIEIHGKPISIRTDNGPEFTSKAFQLWLHNKKINWSKIEKGAPQQNAIVERFNRTYREDVLDAYLFKNTKHAQEITNDWVEEYNTERPHQSLNQLTPHEFAAA
- a CDS encoding transposase, producing the protein MKKIRHTESQIIGILKEQEQGLKVTEICRKHNIADQTFYIWKKRYGGMQVDELKRLKDLEYENARLKKMYANLSLEHDAVKDLLEKKF